The DNA sequence GCCACCCCGGTGGTGTGCTGCAGCGGTGTGTTCATGGCGCGCTGTGTCTCATGCCACTGCATGATGCTGTCAGGCGAAGGGGCCTGCAGGACGGTTTGCGGCTTTGCCGGCACGGGTGAAACAGTCGGTACCTGGGGGAGGGTGACTGGTGTTGCCGGGGGGGAGGTGTCATTCATTAGTGCCTGCAGGCCGGCCATGACATCGGGGATGTCGTTCTCCTGCGCGGCCTGGGCCATACCGGAAAAGCCGGCAGAAAGCGGCAGAAAAAGCTGAATAAACAGCAACAGATAAGCCGTCGCCCGCCGGATGCGGGCGTGACACTGACTGACGTCCGTGTTCATAAATGACACCTCGTATTTAAGAACGTATTTTTATCCAAAGAAAAGCAAACTTTATTTTGTAAAAAATAAAGAAAATAGGTGAGTCGGGTTTTTATTTATAGAAAACTATAATATTGCAGATTTACCTTTCAGTACTGGAGCTTCACATTATCAGATGACAAGCTAGAGAAAAGCACATTAACAGGATCTCTTTTTGCTTTTCTTCCCGCGGGATGAGGGGGTTGTTTTATTTTATAGAGCTCAATCAGGGGCTCAAAGAATTTTATAATTTCGGATTCCGACATTTCCAGAGAAGAAAATATACGCATCATCATTATCACCGAGGGTTGATTAA is a window from the Erwinia sp. genome containing:
- a CDS encoding hypothetical protein (ID:JIFNMEKO_02552;~source:Prodigal:2.6); this translates as MEHCARNVSEYIGFEIKKRRKALDISGAQLATHLDISQQQISRYERGINQPSVIMMMRIFSSLEMSESEIIKFFEPLIELYKIKQPPHPAGRKAKRDPVNVLFSSLSSDNVKLQY